A region of Streptomyces sp. NBC_01750 DNA encodes the following proteins:
- a CDS encoding ATP-binding SpoIIE family protein phosphatase translates to MQRETVHRTTPLYPLRDDARSVARTSLPGNPLAPSAARRFVRAAIADWTNLGMLATCAFCRGSGGCPPGSHSTDRLADDAVLIVNELVTNAVVHAGTTVELLCRLEESADVEPAALVLEVSDHHPARAVRNDPHGAEERSGTPEYGRGLHLVAALAERWGITYRSGLKTVWARLPVDGWDTCPLPGAEPALQRGLRAAEILAPSPRRTVREDQDWISRGALSFLAEASDLLAGQLDEDMVAALAGQLLVPRLADWCAIWLDSEAGRPGSGCGAGGGAGAAQRLARVWHSDESRTEQLRDALGKEPPLLPEAAGNGPVPIPWPGDGEPGAGEGSAVAYRLATGGRGLGTLLVARYGLARVPDEATALIADFARRVALAISAARQYTRQATISRVLQRGLLPGKVGEIPGVDRFLVYEPSDDGVAGGDFYDIFPAGSGGRWCFMLGDVQGSGPEAAVVTGLARPWLRLLAREGYQVGQVLDRLNGLLLDDAMEAAESAALMVVAAGGQGVPEGPQARFLSLLYGELVPSPRVGGGVRCTLASAGHPLPLLLRPDGRVLTAAESQVLLGVVEDVAYQSQTFDLEPGDTLLCVTDGVTERRSGTRMFDDEDGLARVLAGCAGLTAQGVAERIKQAVYEFGEAPPEDDLALLVLKAR, encoded by the coding sequence ATGCAGCGCGAGACCGTTCACCGCACAACGCCGTTGTACCCCCTGCGGGATGACGCACGTTCAGTCGCTCGCACCAGCCTGCCCGGCAACCCTCTCGCACCGTCCGCCGCGCGCCGCTTCGTGCGCGCCGCCATCGCCGACTGGACCAACCTCGGAATGCTCGCCACCTGCGCCTTCTGCCGCGGGTCCGGGGGGTGCCCGCCGGGCAGTCACAGTACGGACCGGCTCGCCGACGACGCCGTTCTCATCGTCAACGAACTCGTCACCAACGCCGTCGTGCACGCGGGCACCACCGTCGAACTCCTCTGCAGGCTGGAGGAGTCGGCGGACGTCGAGCCCGCGGCCCTCGTGCTCGAGGTCTCCGACCACCACCCCGCCAGGGCCGTACGCAACGACCCGCACGGCGCCGAGGAACGCTCCGGCACGCCCGAGTACGGGCGCGGCCTCCATCTCGTCGCCGCCCTCGCCGAGCGCTGGGGCATCACCTACCGCTCCGGCCTCAAGACCGTCTGGGCCCGTCTGCCCGTCGACGGCTGGGACACCTGCCCGCTCCCCGGCGCCGAACCCGCGCTGCAACGCGGACTGCGCGCCGCCGAGATCCTCGCCCCCTCGCCCCGGCGCACCGTGCGCGAGGACCAGGACTGGATCAGCCGCGGCGCCCTCTCCTTCCTCGCCGAGGCATCCGACCTGCTCGCCGGACAGCTCGACGAGGACATGGTCGCGGCGCTCGCCGGGCAGCTGCTGGTACCGAGGCTCGCCGACTGGTGCGCGATCTGGCTGGACAGCGAGGCGGGACGGCCGGGGTCCGGCTGCGGCGCGGGCGGCGGAGCGGGGGCCGCGCAGCGGCTCGCCCGGGTCTGGCACAGCGACGAGTCCCGTACGGAGCAGCTGCGCGATGCCCTGGGCAAGGAGCCGCCGCTGCTGCCCGAGGCCGCGGGCAACGGGCCCGTACCGATCCCCTGGCCCGGTGACGGCGAACCGGGTGCCGGTGAGGGCTCGGCCGTCGCCTACCGCCTGGCCACGGGCGGACGCGGGCTCGGCACCCTGCTGGTGGCGCGGTACGGCCTCGCACGCGTACCCGACGAAGCGACCGCGCTGATCGCGGACTTCGCACGGCGGGTGGCTCTCGCGATCAGCGCGGCCCGCCAGTACACCCGGCAGGCCACCATCAGCCGGGTCCTGCAGCGCGGTCTGCTGCCCGGCAAGGTCGGGGAGATCCCCGGCGTCGACCGGTTCCTGGTGTACGAGCCGAGCGACGACGGCGTCGCGGGCGGCGACTTCTACGACATCTTCCCGGCCGGCTCGGGCGGCCGCTGGTGCTTCATGCTCGGCGACGTCCAGGGCAGCGGACCCGAGGCGGCGGTCGTCACCGGCCTCGCCCGGCCCTGGCTGCGGCTGCTCGCCCGCGAGGGGTACCAGGTCGGTCAGGTGCTGGACCGGCTCAACGGACTGCTCCTCGACGACGCTATGGAGGCGGCGGAGTCGGCCGCGCTGATGGTCGTGGCAGCGGGCGGTCAGGGCGTCCCGGAGGGTCCGCAGGCGCGGTTCCTGTCCCTGCTCTACGGCGAGCTGGTGCCCTCGCCCCGGGTCGGCGGAGGCGTCCGCTGCACGCTGGCGAGCGCCGGACATCCGCTGCCGCTGCTGCTGCGGCCCGACGGCCGGGTGCTCACCGCGGCCGAGTCGCAGGTGCTGCTCGGGGTCGTCGAGGACGTCGCGTACCAGAGCCAGACTTTCGACCTGGAGCCCGGGGACACCCTTCTCTGCGTCACGGACGGGGTGACGGAGCGGCGCTCGGGGACGCGGATGTTCGACGACGAGGACGGGCTCGCCCGGGTGCTCGCCGGCTGCGCGGGCCTGACCGCGCAAGGGGTCGCGGAGCGGATCAAACAGGCGGTGTACGAGTTCGGGGAGGCGCCGCCGGAGGACGATCTGGCGTTGCTGGTGCTCAAGGCGCGGTAG
- a CDS encoding HAMP domain-containing protein: MTTLRDGDFHVRMAEVHEGVPAELAAMFNQIAVRNQHFTDELSRVRREVVRHGRLDDRLSASPGQGAWTSGVISTNALLDALVVPAANATRVLDAVAGGDLTQRVDLHDGNRQLRGDLRRLGRAVNKMVDQLSLFTSEVTRVAREVGTEGRLGGRAKVQGLSGSWRDVTEAVNTMASRLTAQVRDIAAVTTAVARGDLTRTVTVEATGELLELKLTVNTMVDQLSAFADEVTRVAREVGTEGQLGGRAQVRGVSGVWKDLTDNVNFMASNLTSQVRNIAQVTTAVANGDLSQKITVDAQGEILELKSTINTMVDQLSAFADEVTRVAREVGTEGNLGGRAQVRGVSGVWKDLTENVNFMADNLTSQVRNIALVSTAVAQGDLGKKITVEAKGEILELKSTINTMVDQLSAFADEVTRVAREVGTEGNLGGQAQVRGVSGVWKDLTDNVNFMASNLTSQVRNIAQVTTAVANGDLSKKITVDARGEILELKDTVNTMVEQLRAFADEVTRVAREVGTDGRLGGRAQVLGVTGLWKDLTDNVNYMADNLTSQVRNIAQVATAVAQGDLSKKIDVDARGEILELKTTINTMVDTLSSFSSEVTRVAREVGSEGQLGGQARVEGVYGTWKRLTTNVNELALNLTTQVRAIAEVASAVAQGDMSRSITVETRGEVSELKDNINLMVSNLRETTRAKDWLESNLARLAGLMQGHRDLMEVADLILRELTPLVNAQYGAFFLADPDADGAPSHTTSTTKGLAFIAGYGSAQSATIDTTGMPGHGLVRQAALEKKRILLEEAPPDYIKINSGLGEASPASVVIIPILFEDKLLGVIELASFSRFSDVHLAFFDQFVNTIGVAINTIIANSRTESLLGESQRLAVQLQERSDELQRQQGELQRSNAELEEKAALLATSSQYKSEFLANMSHELRTPLNSLLILARLLSDNPDGHLSDQEVQFATTIHRSGSDLLQLINDILDLSKIEAGRMDVRPKKLPLIKVLDYVHATFRPITLDRGLAFEVAVGEDVPREMYSDEQRLQQILRNLLSNAIKFTSSGRVELRVERVKDPDDKLLKGIDDLIAFAVADTGIGIAPEKLPVIFEAFQQADGTTNRKYGGTGLGLSISREIAGLLGGRIIAESEPGRGSTFTLYVPVLYPGHAGGESDGSHDGHDIHDMPLAAPERHHSEPVPRPDPEDGWPTTNKLEEWKSGRAGRILPGRRVLIVDDDIRNVFALTHVLGRVGMPVLYAENGREGIETLERNPDVELILMDIMMPEMDGYETIEAIRRSPLWTDLPIIALTAKAMPGDREKSIAQGANDYVPKPVDVDRLLTVVCSVLDPESGTAGPDSAPLAAEPAIPGQPIGDGNPTAPPTIT; encoded by the coding sequence ATGACGACCCTGCGCGACGGGGACTTTCATGTGCGGATGGCCGAGGTCCATGAGGGCGTGCCCGCCGAACTGGCGGCGATGTTCAACCAGATCGCCGTGCGCAACCAGCACTTCACGGACGAGCTGTCGCGGGTGCGCAGGGAGGTCGTACGGCACGGACGGCTCGACGACCGGCTGTCGGCCAGCCCCGGCCAGGGCGCCTGGACCTCCGGTGTCATCAGTACGAACGCGCTGCTGGACGCCTTGGTGGTGCCCGCCGCGAACGCCACCCGCGTGCTGGATGCGGTGGCCGGCGGCGATCTGACCCAGCGCGTCGATCTGCACGACGGCAACCGTCAGTTGCGCGGCGATCTACGCCGGCTCGGCCGTGCGGTGAACAAGATGGTCGATCAGCTGTCGCTGTTCACCAGCGAGGTGACGCGGGTGGCGCGCGAGGTGGGCACGGAGGGCCGGCTCGGCGGACGCGCCAAGGTTCAGGGTCTTTCGGGCAGTTGGCGGGACGTCACCGAGGCGGTCAACACCATGGCCTCCCGGCTGACCGCGCAGGTGCGGGACATCGCCGCGGTGACCACGGCGGTGGCCCGCGGCGATCTGACCCGCACGGTCACGGTCGAGGCGACCGGCGAACTCCTTGAGCTGAAGCTCACCGTCAACACCATGGTCGACCAGCTCTCCGCCTTCGCCGACGAGGTCACCAGGGTCGCCCGCGAGGTCGGCACGGAAGGCCAGTTGGGTGGCCGCGCCCAGGTCCGCGGTGTTTCCGGGGTCTGGAAGGACCTCACGGACAATGTCAACTTCATGGCGTCCAACCTGACCAGTCAGGTCCGCAACATCGCGCAGGTCACCACCGCCGTCGCCAACGGCGACCTCTCCCAGAAGATCACTGTGGACGCCCAGGGCGAGATCCTGGAGCTCAAATCGACCATCAACACCATGGTCGACCAGCTCTCCGCCTTCGCCGACGAGGTCACCAGGGTCGCCCGCGAGGTCGGCACGGAAGGCAACCTCGGCGGCCGCGCCCAGGTCCGCGGCGTCTCCGGCGTCTGGAAGGACCTCACCGAGAACGTCAACTTCATGGCGGACAATCTCACTTCACAGGTCCGCAATATCGCCCTCGTGTCGACGGCCGTCGCCCAGGGCGACCTCGGCAAGAAGATCACGGTCGAGGCGAAGGGCGAGATCCTGGAGCTCAAATCGACGATCAACACCATGGTCGACCAGCTCTCCGCCTTCGCCGACGAGGTCACCAGGGTCGCCCGCGAGGTCGGCACGGAAGGCAACCTCGGCGGCCAGGCCCAGGTCCGCGGCGTCTCCGGCGTCTGGAAGGACCTCACGGACAACGTCAACTTCATGGCGTCCAACCTGACCAGTCAGGTCCGCAACATCGCGCAGGTCACCACCGCCGTCGCCAACGGCGACCTCTCCAAGAAGATCACCGTGGACGCCCGCGGCGAGATCCTGGAGCTGAAGGACACCGTCAATACGATGGTGGAGCAGCTGCGCGCCTTCGCCGACGAGGTCACCAGGGTCGCCCGCGAGGTCGGCACCGACGGCCGGCTGGGCGGCCGCGCCCAGGTTCTCGGCGTCACCGGCCTGTGGAAGGACCTGACGGACAACGTCAACTACATGGCCGACAACCTCACTTCACAAGTGCGGAACATCGCCCAGGTGGCGACGGCCGTGGCGCAGGGCGACCTTTCCAAGAAGATCGACGTGGACGCGCGCGGCGAGATCCTGGAGCTCAAGACCACCATCAACACCATGGTGGACACGCTCTCCTCGTTCTCCTCCGAGGTCACCAGGGTGGCCCGCGAGGTCGGCTCCGAGGGCCAGCTCGGCGGCCAGGCGCGGGTCGAGGGCGTGTACGGCACCTGGAAGCGGCTGACGACGAACGTCAATGAGCTGGCGCTCAACCTCACCACCCAGGTCCGCGCCATCGCCGAGGTGGCGTCCGCCGTCGCCCAGGGCGACATGTCCCGGTCGATCACGGTCGAGACCCGCGGCGAGGTCTCCGAGCTGAAGGACAACATCAATCTGATGGTGTCCAACCTCCGCGAGACCACCCGCGCCAAGGACTGGCTGGAGTCCAATCTCGCCCGCCTCGCCGGTCTGATGCAGGGCCACCGCGATCTGATGGAGGTCGCCGACCTCATCCTGCGCGAGCTGACCCCGCTGGTGAACGCGCAGTACGGCGCGTTCTTCCTGGCCGACCCCGACGCCGACGGCGCTCCGTCCCACACCACGTCCACCACCAAGGGACTGGCGTTCATCGCCGGTTACGGCTCGGCCCAGTCGGCCACCATAGACACCACCGGGATGCCGGGCCACGGCCTGGTGCGCCAGGCGGCCCTGGAGAAGAAGCGGATCCTCCTCGAGGAAGCACCGCCGGACTACATCAAGATCAACTCCGGTCTGGGCGAGGCGTCGCCGGCCAGCGTCGTCATCATCCCGATCCTCTTCGAGGACAAACTGCTCGGCGTCATCGAACTGGCGTCCTTCTCCCGCTTCTCCGACGTCCACCTGGCCTTCTTCGACCAGTTCGTGAACACCATCGGTGTCGCGATCAACACCATCATCGCCAACTCCCGTACGGAGTCACTGCTCGGCGAGTCCCAGCGGCTCGCGGTCCAGCTCCAGGAGCGCTCCGACGAGCTCCAGCGCCAGCAGGGCGAACTGCAGCGCTCCAACGCCGAGCTGGAGGAGAAGGCCGCACTGCTCGCGACCTCCTCGCAGTACAAGTCGGAGTTCCTGGCGAACATGTCGCACGAACTGCGCACGCCGCTGAACTCCCTCCTCATCCTGGCCCGGCTGCTCTCCGACAACCCGGACGGCCATCTCTCCGACCAGGAAGTGCAGTTCGCCACCACGATCCACCGCTCGGGCTCCGACCTGCTCCAGCTGATCAACGACATTCTGGACCTGTCGAAGATCGAGGCCGGCCGGATGGACGTACGCCCGAAGAAACTGCCGCTGATCAAGGTGCTCGACTATGTCCACGCCACGTTCCGTCCGATCACCCTCGACCGCGGGCTCGCCTTCGAGGTCGCGGTCGGCGAGGACGTACCGCGCGAGATGTACTCCGACGAGCAGCGACTCCAGCAGATTCTGCGCAATCTGCTCTCCAACGCCATCAAGTTCACCTCCTCCGGCCGCGTCGAACTGAGGGTGGAGAGGGTCAAGGACCCCGACGACAAGCTGCTCAAGGGCATCGACGACCTGATCGCCTTCGCCGTGGCCGACACCGGCATCGGTATCGCCCCGGAGAAGCTCCCGGTGATCTTCGAGGCGTTCCAGCAGGCCGACGGCACGACCAACCGCAAGTACGGCGGAACAGGCCTCGGCCTGTCCATCAGCCGGGAGATCGCCGGGCTGCTCGGCGGCCGCATCATCGCCGAGAGCGAGCCGGGCCGTGGATCCACCTTCACGCTGTACGTCCCCGTCCTGTACCCCGGCCATGCCGGCGGCGAGAGCGACGGCTCCCATGACGGCCACGACATCCATGACATGCCGCTGGCCGCGCCCGAGCGGCACCACAGCGAGCCTGTGCCGCGCCCGGACCCGGAGGACGGCTGGCCCACGACGAACAAGCTGGAGGAGTGGAAGTCGGGCCGGGCGGGCCGGATCCTGCCGGGCCGCCGCGTCCTCATCGTCGACGACGACATCCGCAACGTCTTCGCGCTCACCCATGTGCTCGGCAGAGTGGGCATGCCCGTGCTCTACGCGGAGAACGGCCGGGAAGGCATCGAGACACTCGAGCGCAACCCCGACGTCGAACTGATCCTGATGGACATCATGATGCCCGAGATGGACGGGTACGAGACGATCGAGGCCATACGGCGCAGCCCGCTCTGGACCGACCTCCCGATCATCGCCCTCACCGCCAAGGCAATGCCGGGCGACCGCGAGAAGTCGATCGCGCAGGGCGCCAACGACTACGTACCGAAGCCGGTCGACGTCGACCGTCTGCTGACCGTCGTCTGTTCCGTGCTGGATCCGGAGAGTGGAACGGCCGGGCCGGACAGTGCGCCATTGGCCGCAGAACCTGCAATACCGGGGCAGCCGATCGGCGATGGGAACCCGACTGCCCCGCCGACGATCACGTGA
- a CDS encoding response regulator: MSTEAPTADRASILLVDDMEDNLVALEAVLGSLNEPLVRARSGEEAMKALLRQKFAVVLLDVRMPGMDGFETASNIKRLDQTKDVPIIFLTGTDADSGYAFRGYATGAADFLTKPFDPWVLRAKVNVFLELHRKNRQLERMLAQEQEQLGQMSKRLSAIESELDRSGPSDIPEVRVQLTRVEEILRDLRRGRSQ, translated from the coding sequence ATGAGCACAGAGGCACCCACCGCCGACCGCGCGAGCATCCTCCTGGTGGACGACATGGAGGACAATCTCGTGGCCCTCGAGGCAGTACTGGGGTCCCTCAACGAACCGCTGGTCCGGGCCCGTTCGGGGGAGGAGGCGATGAAGGCGCTGCTGCGGCAGAAGTTCGCGGTGGTCCTGCTGGATGTGCGGATGCCCGGCATGGACGGCTTCGAGACAGCGTCCAACATCAAGCGGCTCGACCAGACGAAGGACGTCCCGATCATCTTCCTGACCGGGACGGACGCCGACAGTGGCTATGCCTTCCGGGGTTACGCAACCGGGGCGGCGGACTTCCTCACCAAACCGTTCGATCCCTGGGTGCTGCGCGCCAAGGTGAATGTCTTCCTCGAACTGCACCGCAAGAACCGCCAGTTGGAGCGGATGCTGGCACAGGAGCAGGAGCAGCTGGGCCAGATGTCGAAGCGGCTGAGTGCGATCGAGAGCGAGCTGGACAGGAGCGGCCCGAGCGACATACCGGAGGTGCGGGTGCAGTTGACCCGGGTGGAGGAGATCCTGAGGGACCTGCGCCGCGGGCGGAGCCAGTAG
- a CDS encoding AMP-dependent synthetase/ligase: protein MSDTKTLIENRPPSVACLFTERVAATPDAEAYRYPVAPATGQGPDDWKALTWGQAAERVYAIAAGLIALGVRPEERVALASSTRVEWILADLGVMCAGGATTTIYPSTNAEESAYILSDSESRVLIAEDASQLAKARERRAELQDLKHVVVVDAKGVEPDESDPEGWVLSLADLEARGAEYLAKHPDSVKERVDAIRADQLATLIYTSGTTGRPKGVRLPHDNWSYMARATAATGLISKDDVQYLWLPLAHVFGKVLTSGQIEVGHVTAVDGRVDKIIENLPVVRPTYMAAVPRIFEKVYNGVAAKARAGGGAKYKIFQWAAGVAREYAKVAQDNFRRTGSASAPFGLTAKHKVADVLVYSKLREAFGGNLRAAVSGSAALAPDIGYFFAGAGIHILEGYGLTESSAASFVNPGEAYRTGTVGKPLPGTEVRIADDGEILLRGPGIMEGYHRLPEKTAEVLESDGWFHTGDIGELSEDGYLRITDRKKDLIKTSGGKYIAPAEVEGQFKAVCPFVSNILVHGADRNFCTALIALDEPTILGWAKENGLDGKPYAEVVATKEAEQLIEGYVKRLNEGLQRWQTIKKFRLLPRDLDIEHGELTPSLKLKRPVVEREYKDLIEDMYAGSRES from the coding sequence GTGAGCGACACAAAGACCCTGATCGAGAACCGACCGCCGTCCGTGGCGTGTCTCTTCACCGAGCGCGTGGCGGCTACGCCGGACGCCGAGGCCTACCGCTATCCGGTGGCCCCCGCCACCGGTCAGGGGCCCGACGACTGGAAGGCCCTGACCTGGGGGCAGGCCGCAGAGCGGGTCTACGCCATCGCGGCCGGACTGATCGCCCTGGGGGTACGCCCCGAGGAGCGCGTCGCGCTCGCCTCCTCAACCCGGGTCGAGTGGATCCTCGCCGACCTCGGCGTGATGTGCGCGGGCGGTGCGACCACCACGATCTACCCGTCCACCAACGCCGAGGAATCGGCGTACATCCTCTCCGACTCCGAGAGCCGGGTGCTGATCGCCGAGGATGCCTCCCAGCTGGCCAAGGCGCGTGAAAGGCGGGCCGAGCTGCAGGACCTGAAGCACGTCGTGGTCGTCGACGCGAAGGGTGTGGAGCCGGACGAGAGCGACCCCGAGGGCTGGGTGCTTTCGCTTGCCGACCTGGAAGCCCGCGGCGCGGAGTACCTCGCCAAGCACCCGGACTCCGTCAAGGAGCGGGTCGATGCGATCAGGGCCGACCAGCTGGCCACGCTGATCTACACCTCCGGCACCACGGGCCGGCCCAAGGGTGTGCGGCTGCCGCACGACAACTGGTCCTACATGGCCAGGGCGACCGCCGCGACCGGGCTGATCAGCAAGGACGACGTGCAGTACCTCTGGCTGCCGCTCGCCCATGTCTTCGGCAAGGTGCTGACCTCCGGGCAGATCGAAGTCGGCCATGTCACCGCCGTCGACGGCCGGGTCGACAAGATCATCGAGAATCTGCCGGTGGTCCGGCCGACGTACATGGCGGCCGTGCCGCGCATCTTCGAGAAGGTCTACAACGGAGTCGCGGCCAAGGCGCGGGCCGGCGGTGGCGCGAAGTACAAGATCTTCCAGTGGGCGGCCGGGGTCGCCCGCGAGTACGCCAAGGTCGCGCAGGACAACTTCCGCCGTACGGGCTCGGCCTCCGCGCCCTTCGGACTCACCGCCAAGCACAAGGTCGCCGACGTGCTCGTCTACTCCAAGCTGCGCGAGGCCTTCGGCGGCAATCTGCGCGCTGCGGTTTCCGGCTCGGCCGCGCTCGCGCCCGACATCGGCTACTTCTTCGCCGGCGCAGGTATCCACATCCTCGAGGGCTACGGCCTCACGGAGTCCAGCGCCGCGTCCTTCGTCAACCCGGGCGAGGCGTACCGCACGGGCACCGTAGGCAAGCCGCTGCCCGGCACCGAGGTGCGTATCGCCGACGACGGCGAGATCCTGCTGCGCGGCCCCGGCATCATGGAGGGCTACCACCGCCTGCCCGAGAAGACCGCCGAAGTCCTCGAATCCGACGGCTGGTTCCACACCGGTGACATCGGAGAACTGTCCGAGGACGGCTACCTGCGCATCACGGACCGCAAGAAGGACCTGATCAAGACCTCCGGCGGTAAGTACATCGCGCCGGCCGAGGTCGAGGGCCAGTTCAAGGCGGTGTGCCCGTTCGTCTCCAACATCCTGGTGCACGGCGCGGACCGTAACTTCTGCACCGCGCTGATCGCGCTGGACGAGCCGACCATCCTCGGCTGGGCCAAGGAGAACGGCCTGGACGGCAAGCCGTACGCCGAGGTGGTCGCCACCAAGGAGGCCGAGCAGCTCATCGAGGGCTATGTGAAGCGGCTCAACGAGGGGCTGCAGCGCTGGCAGACGATCAAGAAGTTCCGCCTGCTCCCGCGGGACCTGGACATCGAGCACGGCGAGCTGACGCCCAGCCTCAAGCTGAAGCGGCCGGTCGTCGAGCGCGAGTACAAGGACCTCATCGAGGACATGTACGCAGGCTCCCGCGAGTCGTAA
- the lepA gene encoding translation elongation factor 4 produces MPATPTNVPEPSRTDPALIRNFCIIAHIDHGKSTLADRMLQLTGVVDQRQMRAQYLDRMDIERERGITIKSQAVRLPWSPSEGEGHNTTHILNMIDTPGHVDFTYEVSRSLAACEGTVLLVDAAQGIEAQTLANLYLAMENDLTIVPVLNKIDLPAAQPEKFSEELANLIGCQPEDVLKVSAKTGVGVEALLDRVVRDVPAPVGVADAPARAMIFDSVYDSYRGVVTYVRVVDGQLNKRERIRMMSTGATHELLEIGVSSPEMTPADGVGVGEVGYIITGVKDVRQSKVGDTITSLSKGATEPLGGYKDPKPMVFSGLYPLDGSDYPELRDALDKLQLNDAALVYEPETSAALGFGFRVGFLGLLHLDVIRERLEREFGLDLIATAPNVVYRVVMEDGTEHTVTNPSEFPEGKISDVHEPVVRATILAPSEFIGSIMELCQTRRGTLLGMDYLSEDRVEIRYTLPLAEIVFDFFDQLKSKTRGYASLDYEPTGEQAAQLVKVDILLHGDKVDAFSAITHRDAAYAYGVRLVAKLRELIPRQAFEVPIQAAIGSRVIARETIRAIRKDVLAKCYGGDISRKRKLLEKQKEGKKRMKMVGSVEVPQEAFIAVLSSDDGGKAKK; encoded by the coding sequence GTGCCCGCGACTCCTACCAACGTGCCCGAGCCGAGCCGTACCGACCCGGCGCTGATCCGCAATTTCTGCATCATCGCGCACATCGACCACGGCAAGTCGACGCTTGCCGACCGGATGCTCCAGCTGACCGGAGTGGTCGATCAGCGGCAGATGCGCGCTCAGTACCTCGACCGCATGGACATCGAGCGCGAGCGCGGCATCACGATCAAGTCCCAGGCGGTCCGTCTGCCGTGGTCGCCCAGCGAGGGCGAGGGTCACAACACGACCCACATCCTCAACATGATCGACACCCCGGGCCACGTGGACTTCACCTATGAGGTCTCCCGATCGCTCGCGGCCTGCGAGGGCACCGTCCTGCTGGTCGACGCGGCGCAGGGCATCGAGGCTCAGACCCTCGCCAACCTCTACCTGGCGATGGAGAACGACCTCACGATCGTCCCGGTGCTCAACAAGATCGACCTGCCGGCCGCGCAGCCGGAGAAGTTCTCCGAGGAGCTCGCCAACCTCATCGGCTGCCAGCCGGAGGACGTCCTCAAGGTCTCGGCCAAGACCGGCGTCGGCGTGGAGGCCCTGCTGGACCGCGTGGTCCGCGACGTCCCGGCCCCGGTCGGCGTCGCCGACGCACCCGCCCGCGCAATGATCTTCGACTCCGTCTATGACTCGTACCGCGGTGTGGTGACGTACGTACGAGTCGTCGACGGGCAGCTCAACAAGCGCGAGCGCATCAGGATGATGTCCACCGGCGCCACCCACGAGCTGCTGGAGATCGGTGTCTCCTCTCCGGAGATGACCCCGGCCGACGGCGTCGGCGTCGGCGAGGTGGGCTACATCATCACCGGCGTGAAGGACGTGCGTCAGTCCAAGGTCGGTGACACGATCACCTCGCTGAGCAAGGGCGCCACCGAGCCGCTCGGCGGCTACAAGGACCCCAAGCCGATGGTGTTCTCCGGCCTCTATCCGCTGGACGGCTCGGACTACCCCGAGCTGCGCGACGCCCTCGACAAGCTTCAGCTCAATGACGCCGCGCTGGTCTACGAGCCGGAGACCTCCGCCGCCCTCGGTTTCGGTTTCCGTGTGGGCTTCCTCGGCCTGCTCCACCTGGACGTGATCCGCGAGCGCCTGGAGCGCGAGTTCGGCCTCGATCTGATCGCCACCGCGCCGAACGTGGTCTACCGCGTGGTCATGGAGGACGGCACCGAGCACACCGTCACCAACCCGAGCGAGTTCCCCGAGGGCAAGATCTCCGACGTGCACGAGCCGGTCGTGCGGGCCACGATCCTCGCGCCGAGCGAGTTCATCGGCTCGATCATGGAGCTCTGCCAGACCCGCCGCGGCACGCTGCTCGGCATGGACTACCTCTCCGAGGACCGGGTCGAGATCCGCTACACCCTCCCGCTCGCCGAGATCGTCTTCGATTTCTTCGACCAGCTGAAGTCCAAGACGCGCGGCTACGCCTCCCTCGACTACGAGCCCACCGGCGAGCAGGCCGCCCAGCTCGTCAAGGTCGACATCCTGCTGCACGGCGACAAGGTCGACGCCTTCTCCGCCATCACGCACCGGGACGCGGCGTACGCGTATGGAGTAAGGCTCGTCGCCAAGCTCAGGGAGCTCATCCCGCGGCAGGCCTTCGAGGTGCCCATCCAGGCCGCGATCGGCTCGCGCGTCATCGCCCGCGAGACCATCCGCGCCATCCGCAAGGACGTCCTCGCCAAGTGCTACGGCGGTGACATCTCCCGTAAGCGGAAGCTGCTCGAGAAGCAGAAGGAAGGCAAGAAGCGGATGAAGATGGTCGGCAGCGTCGAGGTGCCGCAGGAGGCCTTCATCGCCGTGCTGTCCAGCGACGACGGCGGCAAGGCAAAGAAGTAG
- the rpsT gene encoding 30S ribosomal protein S20 — translation MANIKSQIKRNKTNEKARLRNKAVKSSLKTAIRKAREAVATGDVEKATVAVREASQKLDKAVSKGVIHKNAAANKKSALAIKVGSLQG, via the coding sequence GTGGCGAACATCAAGTCCCAGATCAAGCGGAACAAGACGAACGAGAAGGCGCGCCTGCGTAACAAGGCCGTCAAGTCGTCGCTCAAGACCGCGATCCGCAAGGCCCGCGAGGCTGTCGCCACCGGCGACGTCGAGAAGGCCACAGTGGCCGTCCGTGAGGCGTCGCAGAAGCTCGACAAGGCAGTCTCCAAGGGTGTCATCCACAAGAACGCCGCCGCCAACAAGAAGTCGGCGCTGGCAATCAAGGTTGGCTCCCTCCAGGGCTGA